The DNA segment CTCCTTTGATGGTTGCAGCAGTTGTGGGGTCTGTGGCCCGGACCTCGGCCACAACGTGGTGGTTCCCGCTCCTGAGGTGCCAACCCAGTTGCCGACCCAGGCGCCGCCCAGTGAACGGGTCTGCCGGATCCGGGTGCAATTCGCCAAAACGGGATCGATGGCGCTGCTCAGCCATCTTGATCTGATGCGCATGCTCGAGCGGGCCCTGCGTCGCAGTGCTCTTCCGATCAGCTTCACTGGCGGCTTTCATCCCCTGCCGCGGATTCAGATCGCCTTGGCCCTGCCCCTCGGCGCTGAGGCCCAGAGCGAGTGGATGGACCTTGAATTCACTGAGGCCCTGGATCCCAATCACTTCTGCAAGACGCTCCAGCCGTTGTTGCCGGAGGGCATTCAGCTGCTGTTAGCAGCTGAGGTTCCCGTCAGCGGCAAAAGCCTCTCGCAAGAACTGAAGGGCGCTGTTTGGTGTTTTGATCTCGTGCCGGAGGCGCAGGCCTCGATGCCATTGGATTGGCATGCGGCGGTGGATCAGCTCCTGCAGGCCACAAGCTTGGTGTGGCATGACAACGATAAGAAGGGCCGCCCCCGGGAGCGGGATTGCCGCCCCGCGTTGAAGGCGCTGCATGTGACGGATCAGAACCCCGATGGATCCATTCGGCTTCGCTTGGAAGCAGCGGTTGATGAGATGGGCCGGAGCTTGCGCCCTGCTCAGATTCAGCACTGGCTTGCCGAGACCGTTGGCCAGCCCTTGCAGGTGCAACGCTTGGCCCGAGAAGCCCTGCTCCTCGATGCGCAGTGCTAATTTGGCTACAGAACAGGTGTTTCGTCCGTCGAGGCCAACCTTGTTCCGGTCTTGTCTGATCCAACACGGATATCGAGGTCCACATAACGGCTTGAACGGCGGTCTTTTTTGGAACCCCCAAGCCTGATTCATAGGAGTTTCTGCTCCGCAACCTTTTGGTCTTGCTGACCAGCTCAGATCTTTCCATCAACCCGTGAGGGAGAACCGGCAGGTTCCTCAACGGATTTGGCCCTCAATCGGGCTCAACAAGTTCTCTTATGCCCCAGCAAATTGTCATCGCGGAGCAGCTGCGCATCGCAGCAGTGCTGACCGATGAACGCGTTGATGAACTGATCGTCGCGCAGGGTCGTTATCAGATCGGAGATGTCTATTTAGGAACGGTAGAAAATGTTCTGCCAGGTATTGATGCTGCCTTCGTCAATATCGGTGAGAGTGAGAAAAACGGGTTCATTCATGTCACCGATCTTGGGCCGCTGCGTCTGAAGAAAGGTTCGGCTGGGATCACTGAACTTCTGGAGCCTCGCCAGAAGGTTCTGGTTCAGGTGATGAAAGAACCGACCGGCACCAAAGGCCCACGGTTGACGGGAAATCTGGCTCTTCCAGGTCGCTACCTGGTGCTTCAGCCCCATGGCCAGGGAGTCAATATCTCCCGGCGCATCAGTTCCGATGCAGAACGGAACCGACTGCGTGCCCTGGGTGTTCTGATCAAGCCGCCTGGTGCTGGCCTGCTGATCCGTACGGAAGCCGACGGCATCAGCGAAGAACTATTGATTGAGGATCTGGAATCCTTGCTGCGCCAGTGGGAGGCGATTCAGCAAGCCGCTGAAACGGCTGCACCGCCGGTGCTGCTCAACCGCGACGAAGACTTCATCCATCGGATTCTGCGGGACCACATGGGCCCGGATCTGGCTCGGGTTGTGGTGGACGATGCCGCCGCTGTGAGCCGTGTGAGCAGTTTCCTCGGTGCTGATGCCAGCAATGTGCTGGTGGAAGCCCACAGTGAACCCAGCGAGTTGCTGGAGCATTACAAGGTCAATGCCGCCATCCGCGATGCGCTGAAGCCACGGGTTGATCTGCCGTCCGGTGGCTACGTGATCATCGAGCCCACCGAAGCGCTCACGGTGATCGATGTGAACTCGGGCTCGTTCACACGGTCGGCCAATGCGCGCGAAACCGTGCTGTGGACCAACTGTGAGGCGGCGATCGAAATCGCTCGCCAGCTCAAGCTGCGCAACATCGGTGGGGTAATCATCATCGAC comes from the Synechococcus sp. A15-62 genome and includes:
- a CDS encoding Rne/Rng family ribonuclease, which produces MPQQIVIAEQLRIAAVLTDERVDELIVAQGRYQIGDVYLGTVENVLPGIDAAFVNIGESEKNGFIHVTDLGPLRLKKGSAGITELLEPRQKVLVQVMKEPTGTKGPRLTGNLALPGRYLVLQPHGQGVNISRRISSDAERNRLRALGVLIKPPGAGLLIRTEADGISEELLIEDLESLLRQWEAIQQAAETAAPPVLLNRDEDFIHRILRDHMGPDLARVVVDDAAAVSRVSSFLGADASNVLVEAHSEPSELLEHYKVNAAIRDALKPRVDLPSGGYVIIEPTEALTVIDVNSGSFTRSANARETVLWTNCEAAIEIARQLKLRNIGGVIIIDFIDMDSRRDQLQLLEYFTTAVRDDSARPQIAQLSELGLVELTRKRQGQNIYELFGRACPSCGGLGHVAVLPGKDLLQPLATATGLVRSAASARAEVVAPGENGGNGRRRRGGRGRGSQDAVLPVETSDTTAPEVSTQEAQEPATARRQDPELVAVPMTDEQQQLFGWLGLNPALLLEEPPASDNVVVRVVRPGEDEQEVLEAARQQLAASSGRRRRRGGRGGRSGARNGASQPTATPAAETSVVVTSSAPDEAAPLMVEITPLEAVTNLTITEPEPAPISEPAEPEPVAVVETAEPEEPRRRRRRSSAVATV